The Rana temporaria chromosome 13, aRanTem1.1, whole genome shotgun sequence genome has a window encoding:
- the RXFP4 gene encoding relaxin-3 receptor 2 produces the protein MDLNSSAAWNTTQYDAADSLDYDAAIPTYGLASFQILIAVIYSLVCTVGLLGNFFVMYLIRIKRAPGLTAIDIFVFCLALSDFQFAFTLPFWAVDAIMDFSWLFGHPMCKIVLTMTVLSVYYNVFLLTAMAATRYWLVASALSLKCTVSTAVAKWISFALWLLALVATIPTIIFASTKEVLGDQLCLLKFPEKKWLAIYHIQRITIAFFIPLVVISTSYIMLLNFLRQHRVNANNRHRQSKITNSVQMVIIVFFVCWFPNHAGVLWGILMKFEVVQWSDAYYYFHTYVYPITVCLAHSNSCLNPVIYCLMRKEFRKSLMAVFRQIKGMVVGFLPSANRAYVDQETVVPLYRKSSFPLTNSKEYHGPSISTITILPESLPKDQTQHNGATWKETAID, from the coding sequence ATGGATCTCAACTCTTCGGCAGCTTGGAACACCACGCAATACGATGCCGCAGACAGCCTGGACTACGACGCCGCCATCCCTACCTATGGACTGGCGAGTTTCCAAATCCTTATTGCCGTCATCTATTCCTTGGTCTGCACGGTGGGGCTCCTGGGCAACTTCTTCGTCATGTACCTGATCAGGATAAAGAGAGCCCCTGGCCTCACCGCCATCGATATTTTCGTCTTCTGTCTGGCGCTAAGCGATTTCCAGTTTGCCTTCACCTTGCCCTTCTGGGCTGTGGACGCCATCATGGATTTCAGCTGGCTGTTTGGACACCCCATGTGCAAAATTGTCCTCACCATGACCGTGCTGAGTGTATACTACAATGTGTTCCTCCTGACTGCCATGGCCGCGACGAGGTACTGGTTGGTGGCTTCGGCACTGAGCCTCAAGTGTACCGTGTCCACCGCGGTAGCCAAATGGATCAGCTTCGCTCTGTGGCTTTTAGCCCTTGTGGCCACCATAcccaccattatatttgccagcACAAAAGAGGTCTTGGGGGATCAACTCTGCCTGTTGAAGTTCCCAGAAAAAAAGTGGTTGGCCATCTACCACATCCAAAGGATTACCATCGCGTTTTTCATACCTCTTGTTGTCATATCGACGTCCTACATCATGCTGCTGAACTTTTTGAGGCAACACCGGGTGAACGCCAACAACCGGCACCGACAGAGCAAGATCACCAACTCCGTCCAGATGGTTATTATAGTCTTCTTTGTCTGCTGGTTCCCCAACCACGCCGGCGTTTTATGGGGCATTCTCATGAAGTTTGAGGTGGTCCAATGGAGCGACGCCTACTATTACTTCCATACCTACGTCTACCCCATTACGGTGTGCCTCGCCCACAGCAACAGCTGCCTGAACCCCGTCATCTACTGCCTAATGAGGAAGGAATTCCGCAAGTCCCTGATGGCGGTGTTTAGGCAAATCAAGGGCATGGTCGTTGGCTTTTTGCCGTCGGCCAATCGGGCTTACGTGGATCAGGAGACGGTGGTGCCTCTTTACCGAAAGTCAAGCTTTCCCCTCACCAATAGTAAGGAATATCACGGACCTTCAATTTCCACCATCACAATCCTTCCTGAAAGTCTACCCAAGGACCAAACCCAACACAACGGGGCGACGTGGAAGGAGACGGCCATAGACTAG